CCGCTCAAGAGTATTCTGCACGGCAATCCCGATATCCCGATCTACACGGCATCGATCAGTCCCAATGGATTGCGCTGCTCGGGTGAAGTCGCGGACGGCGTGTTTCCGCTCTGGATGAATCCCGAGCGCGGCGAACTGGTCACGGAATTCCTGGAAGAGGGTTTCGAAAAAGCCGGTGGGGGCAAGAGCCTGAAGGATTTCGCGATCTGCCCGACCGTCACAGTCGTGATTTCCGACGATGTGGAGAAGGCGCGTATGCCCGCCAAGATGAACCTCGCGCTGTACATCGGGGGTATGGGGGCGCGAGACAAGAACTTCTACAACGACTACTGCAAGCGGCTCGGCTACGAAGAGGCGGCCGTAAAGATCCAGGATGCGTTCCTAGCGGGAGATCGCGCAACCGCGGTCGCGTCCGTACCCGATGAGTTGGTCGACGATATGTCCCTGATCGGCCCGGCCGAGCGCATCCGAGATCGGCTCGCCGCCTGGAAGGAAGCCGGAAACAAAGGGCATGTCCATTCGATGTTGATTGGCACCGGGCAACCCGAAGCGCTCGAGCTACTGGCCAAGGAGATTCTCTAGTCCGCATTTTCCGGCGCACTGTTTTGAGAAATCCGGGCTGGCCCCCGGTTTCTACCAGGCCTCTCCGTCGGG
This bacterium DNA region includes the following protein-coding sequences:
- a CDS encoding LLM class F420-dependent oxidoreductase → MKLGIMAAAFGPKASVNLDLVKRAESFGFDTAWTAEAYGCDAVTTATWVLANTTKLKVGTAIMQMPARTPAMAAMTAMTLDHLSGGRFILGLGPSGPQVAEGWHGMPYGKPLTRTKEYISIIRKILAREAPLEHTGAHYTIPNTGPGTTGLGKPLKSILHGNPDIPIYTASISPNGLRCSGEVADGVFPLWMNPERGELVTEFLEEGFEKAGGGKSLKDFAICPTVTVVISDDVEKARMPAKMNLALYIGGMGARDKNFYNDYCKRLGYEEAAVKIQDAFLAGDRATAVASVPDELVDDMSLIGPAERIRDRLAAWKEAGNKGHVHSMLIGTGQPEALELLAKEIL